The Anastrepha ludens isolate Willacy chromosome 2, idAnaLude1.1, whole genome shotgun sequence genome contains a region encoding:
- the LOC128854838 gene encoding uncharacterized protein LOC128854838, with the protein MEPHNIPADTSPPSTTPFRESDSVHHEAGTPRTSQSVWSQANDASAHLKTQNEYRIKVKQRQQILDRINIERILPHLSSISVHELEAKLSVLERQYESFHHLQSELELMNDEELNQPHRDTFDESFCAAKAIIVQRINVLNPARRETIFNSTAIASPSHRVNLPKLQLTKFNGHHRNWMDFYNMFLALVHNNSQLANIEKFQYLRSCLVDSAASLIQSFEVTDENYIKALDLLRSRYGNKRLIFQAHIQHIFEVQGETRPNASSMRAFIDVVNTNLRAVQSLASNQQVSDGILLHLVSSKLNTDTKAKWEEEVTHLFDQRSTAMSFHLPTWEDLAKFLERRCQIADILEAGQPKTLIPRTQLTTHRHNKRDEKWAMVTTKQAKCEFCNAVPHHNAFKCDTFRAMDPLARYNCVKRLNLCLNCLGSGHKSNDCPSVHLCKHCNVKHHTLLHRNDSAITNISPRAGLLSSSALKVSLDQSEVILGTAIIHVFNSRGVSIRARALLDSGSQLHFITEKLAQHLRVTRKGVDIDVSGIGQRRAKAQHLCCIAIKSLTEEYSATIDALIIPSITSCQPSRRIDQSTISIPDTISIADPTFNIPGQIDILIGAGLFFEILSKGQIRLNGPVIQNTKFGWVVAGAIPAHVTSAADPSPPYKAFTSVTSESILDKLLERFWAIEDIPASSSSTLSSDELECESYFSSTTHRCPVTNKFIVRLPFREEPHHLGASEETAGKRMFSLESKLNQNSNLRRDYNEFMEEYINMKHMIPVNLEYSPRNRLNYIPHHGVTKLDSSTTKLRVVFDASCKTSNGYCLNDMLRVGPQLQDTIFTILTRFRRHKYVIMADIAKMYRQIWVDERDTQWQCIFWRPTSEQPLTTYQLQTVTYGTSCAPYLAVKCLQQLAIDEAKTYPIGSKVTLSDFYVDNLISGAASIGEVIEIKNQTINLLNCAGFPLRKFASNASEIVADILPEDKEETIRFHDTEFVKTLGLKWSPVEDCFLFHLVADNSVKTTKRSILSKLASFFDPIGLLNPLIVTCKILMQQLWKLKSPWDDEVPPGIKVHWELFNKQLPLLQTLKIPRYANIDIDTKLHAFADASTKAYGACVYAAWSDAYGEHSSLLCAKSRVAPTKEITLPRLELCAALMAAELMSAVNNILNLPSANVYCWSDSTIALAWIAGEQSRWNVFVANRVAKIQQLTKTFSWNHVPTYQNPADIVSRGACASELLRNTLWWHGPEFIQQSCDYWPSAVHVSQNELPEQRLQRTALIAIPTSDFISKHKYVNSYMKLLRIFAYKHVAKELQKLRNKSGVKHKEETGKKPPTAIRQALAMPKHSVEPRTTKKPTLIPGKQTYADVAAQKENTTDKDILTQILFKIEKQLTLNQDLLNRVEKLEQINI; encoded by the coding sequence ATGGAGCCTCACAATATACCTGCGGATACGTCACCACCATCAACAACCCCCTTTAGAGAAAGCGATTCGGTGCATCATGAGGCGGGAACACCACGAACTTCCCAATCCGTGTGGTCTCAGGCTAATGATGCGTCTGCTCATTTGAAAACGCAAAATGAGTACCGCATCAAGGTCAAACAGCGTCAACAAATTCTGGATAGAATCAACATCGAACGCATACTTCCGCATCTTAGCAGTATTTCCGTGCACGAGCTCGAGGCAAAATTGTCGGTACTGGAACGTCAGTACGAATCATTTCACCATCTACAATCAGAATTGGAGCTAATGAACGATGAAGAACTCAATCAACCACATCGGGATACATTCGATGAATCCTTTTGTGCAGCGAAGGCAATAATAGTGCAGCGCATAAATGTGCTTAACCCCGCACGCCGAGAAACTATATTCAACAGCACAGCGATTGCATCTCCGTCACATCGAGTCAACCTTCCGAAACTTCAACTCACGAAATTCAATGGTCATCATCGAAATTGGATGGATTTTTACAACATGTTTTTAGCGCTCGTTCACAACAACAGCCAATTAGCAAACATCGAGAAGTTTCAGTACCTCCGATCATGTCTCGTCGACTCAGCAGCTAGCCTCATACAATCGTTTGAGGTGACCGATGAAAATTACATCAAGGCGTTGGATCTGCTACGGTCTAGATATGGAAACAAGCGGCTAATTTTCCAAGCTCatattcaacacattttcgaagtACAGGGAGAAACAAGGCCGAATGCATCATCGATGAGGGCGTTCATAGACGTCGTCAATACCAACTTACGAGCTGTGCAATCACTAGCTTCAAATCAGCAAGTATCAGATGGCATACTCTTGCATCTGGTATCCTCAAAGCTCAATACAGACACGAAAGCCAAGTGGGAGGAAGAGGTTACCCACTTGTTTGATCAGCGATCAACTGCCATGAGTTTTCATCTGCCCACTTGGGAGGACTTAGCAAAATTCTTAGAACGTCGTTGTCaaattgcagatattttggaAGCCGGGCAGCCTAAAACACTCATACCAAGAACTCAGCTAACAACACATAGGCACAACAAACGTGACGAAAAATGGGCTATGGTGACTACCAAACAAGCAAAGTGTGAATTTTGCAATGCGGTTCCCCATCATAATGCCTTCAAATGCGACACGTTCCGTGCCATGGATCCACTTGCAAGATATAACTGTGTGAAAAGACTGAACTTGTGCTTGAATTGCCTTGGATCAGGTCATAAGTCGAATGATTGTCCTTCAGTCCATCTCTGTAAACACTGCAATGTAAAACATCATACACTATTACATCGAAATGATTCAGCCATTACCAACATATCACCAAGAGCAGGTTTGCTCTCATCATCTGCTCTTAAGGTGAGTCTCGATCAATCAGAAGTTATTCTTGGAACAGCAATTATTCATGTTTTTAATTCTCGGGGAGTGAGCATCCGAGCTCGCGCTCTGCTAGATTCCGGATCTCAACTGCATTTCATCACGGAGAAATTGGCACAACATTTAAGAGTAACTCGAAAGGGCGTAGATATCGACGTCAGTGGAATAGGTCAAAGGAGAGCAAAGGCGCAACATTTATGTTGCATAGCGATTAAATCTCTAACCGAAGAGTATAGTGCTACCATTGATGCACTAATCATACCATCCATTACGTCATGTCAACCTAGTCGTCGCATCGATCAGTCAACCATTTCGATTCCAGATACCATTTCCATCGCTGATCCGACATTCAACATACCAGGACAGATTGACATACTCATTGGAGCAGGATTATTTTTTGAGATACTTAGTAAGGGCCAAATACGTCTCAACGGTCCAGTAatacaaaataccaaatttggttgggTGGTTGCAGGTGCCATTCCTGCGCACGTAACATCAGCAGCTGATCCATCACCTCCATACAAAGCATTCACATCAGTCACATCAGAGTCCATTTTAGATAAGCTCCTGGAAAGGTTTTGGGCAATCGAAGACATTCCAGCATCGTCATCGTCGACTCTATCATCGGATGAGCTCGAATGTGAATCCTATTTCAGCTCTACTACTCACAGGTGTCCCGTTACCAATAAGTTCATTGTTCGCCTTCCATTTCGTGAAGAACCTCATCACCTGGGTGCTTCAGAAGAAACCGCAGGCAAAAGAATGTTTTCGTTAGAATCCAAACTGAATCAAAACTCAAATCTTCGCAGAGATTACAATGAATTCATGGAAGAATATATCAATATGAAGCATATGATTCCAGTTAATTTAGAATATTCACCAAGAAATCGCCTAAACTATATTCCCCACCACGGGGTCACAAAACTTGATAGCTCGACTACTAAGCTGCGGGTAGTCTTTGACGCCTCCTGCAAAACCTCAAATGGATATTGCCTAAACGATATGTTGAGAGTTGGTCCCCAGCTACAAGATACGATATTCACAATTTTGACCCGATTCAGAAGACACAAATATGTCATTATGGCTGACATTGCCAAAATGTATAGGCAAATCTGGGTCGACGAACGAGATACCCAATGGCAATGCATTTTCTGGCGCCCAACCTCTGAACAACCACTTACCACATATCAGCTACAAACAGTTACTTATGGTACTAGTTGCGCACCGTACCTTGCTGTAAAATGTCTACAACAGCTGGCAATTGATGAAGCAAAAACTTACCCAATCGGATCAAAGGTAACACTAAGCGACTTCTATGTAGACAATTTAATAAGTGGCGCAGCTAGTATCGGCGAGGTCAtcgaaatcaaaaatcaaaccatAAACTTACTGAATTGCGCGGGGTTTCCTTTACGAAAATTTGCATCGAACGCATCCGAAATTGTTGCCGATATTTTACCAGAAGACAAAGAAGAGACAATTCGTTTCCACGACACTGAGTTTGTAAAAACGTTAGGGTTAAAATGGTCACCTGTTGAGGATTGCTTTCTATTTCATTTGGTAGCGGATAATAGCGTTAAAACTACAAAGCGTTCAATTCTATCAAAATTGGCAAGTTTTTTTGATCCGATAGGTCTCCTCAATCCTTTGATAGTAACATGCAAAATTTTGATGCAACAACTGTGGAAGCTGAAGTCGCCATGGGATGATGAGGTCCCGCCCGGGATCAAGGTTCATTGGGAGCTATTCAATAAACAATTACCGCTTttacaaacattaaaaataccCAGGTATGCTAATATTGATATCGACACTAAACTTCACGCATTTGCAGATGCAAGCACTAAGGCATATGGAGCATGTGTGTATGCAGCATGGAGTGATGCATATGGTGAGCATTCGTCACTACTCTGTGCTAAATCTCGAGTGGCACCAACGAAAGAGATTACATTACCTAGGCTAGAACTTTGTGCAGCCCTAATGGCCGCAGAACTGATGTCAGCAGTTAACAACATACTCAATCTTCCTAGCGCAAATGTATACTGCTGGTCAGATAGCACAATTGCGCTTGCTTGGATAGCAGGTGAACAGTCGAGATGGAACGTTTTCGTGGCCAACAGGGTAGCAAAAATACAGCAATTAACGAAAACCTTTTCCTGGAATCACGTACCAACATACCAGAATCCCGCTGATATTGTATCACGTGGAGCATGTGCCAGCGAACTTTTACGAAATACACTTTGGTGGCACGGACCAGAATTTATCCAACAGAGCTGTGATTATTGGCCTTCAGCAGTGCATGTATCACAAAACGAATTACCAGAACAGCGGCTTCAAAGAACTGCATTAATTGCTATTCCAACTTCTGACTTCATTAGTAAACATAAGTATGTTAATAGCTACATGAAATTGCTGAGAATTTTTGCTTAT